A window of Rhododendron vialii isolate Sample 1 chromosome 11a, ASM3025357v1 contains these coding sequences:
- the LOC131306341 gene encoding disease resistance protein RPV1-like isoform X1: MVKPRRSIIQEWQSYRFLSQSIKQHIQFRRGAELGFRLIGWKLHFLPDICPVTAKRTQKTSSSMSQCTYQVFLSSSDDTSINFSDHLYTALVHSGIHTCRADNGIERGHNMQSECQRATEESRISVIVFSKGYASSGQCLDELLNVLQRRKAVGHRILPVYYNVDPSEVGKQTGSFGEAFANHEEQFIAATDGREKDLMENVERWRAGLREVAKLRGMVLQNQSDGHESKFIQEIIKEISNKLNRRVLGVTQYQIGIDSRVESINHWLQDGATDVGIGVIAGIGGIGKTTIAKTVYNSNFDRFECSSFLLDIRETSKQPNGLVRLQEQLLSDISRCGKLKIGSVDEGMIKIKNAVSYRRVLVVLDDVDQLDQLNAVLGMRDWFCPGSKVIITTRYEKLLKPYKVDETFKVKELDYNESLQLFSWHAFGQAHPIEGFMEYSKSVLQQCKGLPLALKLLGSSLRDRSAEEWETSLEEMESFTGNQILQTLAISFMSLQDDHDRKLFLHIASFFVGKDKEYVVKILDECNFYTTVGIENLVGRSLITIGEGNKLIMDQLLRDMARRIVHQESPNEPGRRSIVWDHEDSFHVLSNKTGTERVQGLIFNMRILRKAKSSMSATNVSHTKREHPIHDSPDWSWKRRRLSLFSWQRLSTAFPKVFPSAKDVNFRTDTFSMMPKLRLLQLNYVQLGGSYKRFPRKLRLLCWYGFPLKSIPDDFPLENLVSLDFRHSNLEQLWKGTKFLRVLKFLNLSYCHSLVSTPDFSGLPCLERLWLKDCTSLIKVHESVGDLEKLVLLHLKGCNNLRKLPRKIGQLKSLEKLILSGCSKLEMNPMELEKLKPLTVLHAYRTAITQLCFTSRKSDPWPKILWSWVSKPSKEMGHTLAFLPCTLQKLCLRNCHLSDDTIPRDLSGLSLLLELDLSQNPISSLPESIKGLTMLKSLRLDACTGLQSLPELPSSLKELIARDCKSLERMKMPPSLFKSIEVMQLTGCDKLGKVEGLFQLEAIKSFHPDIINTLGFLDLESKGKMEVELCNNLTLTRKRGHLQGFYEFGIFSIFLPGSKIPASFSNKSLGSSISFVVPFFPNVNIRGLNVCVVYVCSNSHKDGNLHDFHVKFINKTKGLEWTYGPTIHGNEEMIWLSHWNVRNLQAGDELNVSMVLGVGFEVKECGADFVYEQEEKCPWSNSGGCTQSISGQGVIQHHDLTSHQRVIGGDLSAYERSQGVYLLCHYGQSSKF; the protein is encoded by the exons ATGGTTAAACCTAGAAGAAGCATAATCCAAGAGTGGCAGTCCTACAGGTTTCTTTCCCAGTCGATAAAACAGCATATTCAATTTCGCCGGGGAGcagaattagggttccgattgATCGGTTGG AAATTGCATTTTCTTCCAGATATTTGTCCAGTAACTGCTAAGAGGACACAAAAAACCTCCTCTTCCATGTCTCAGTGTACTTACCAGGTGTTCTTAAGCTCCAGCGATGACACTAGTATCAACTTTTCAGATCACCTTTATACAGCGCTGGTTCACTCTGGAATTCACACTTGTCGAGCAGATAATGGAATTGAGAGAGGGCACAATATGCAGTCAGAATGTCAACGAGCCACCGAGGAATCCAGGATTTCAGTAATTGTCTTCTCGAAAGGCTATGCTTCTTCGGGACAGTGCCTTGATGAACTTCTAAATGTTCTCCAACGCCGGAAGGCAGTTGGACATAGAATATTGCCGGTGTACTACAATGTGGACCCATCTGAAGTTGGGAAGCAGACTGGGAGTTTCGGAGAAGCGTTTGCTAATCATGAAGAACAATTCATTGCAGCCACAGATGGAAGGGAAAAGGATTTGATGGAAAACGTCGAGAGGTGGAGGGCAGGTCTCAGGGAAGTTGCAAAATTAAGAGGGATGGTCTTGCAAAATCAATCTGATGG GCATGAATCGAAGTTCATCCAGGAAATTATCAAAGAGATCTCGAACAAACTGAATCGTAGGGTCTTGGGTGTTACCCAATACCAGATTGGAATTGATTCTCGAGTTGAGAGCATAAATCATTGGTTACAAGATGGGGCAACTGATGTTGGCATTGGGGTGATAGCCGGGATTGGTGGAATAGGGAAGACAACCATTGCCAAAACTGTCTATAACTCAAATTTTGACAGGTTTGAATGCAGTAGCTTTCTTTTAGATATTAGAGAGACTTCTAAACAGCCCAATGGTTTGGTACGTTTACAAGAACAACTACTTTCAGATATTTCGAGGTGTGGAAAACTAAAAATTGGCAGTGTTGATGAAGGAATGATTAAGATTAAAAATGCAGTAAGTTACAGAAGGGTTCTCGTTGTTCTTGACGATGTGGATCAACTGGATCAATTGAATGCAGTCCTTGGAATGCGAGACTGGTTTTGCCCAGGAAGTAAGGTTATTATAACAACTCGTTATGAGAAACTGCTGAAACCATATAAAGTTGACGAGACCTTTAAGGTTAAGGAATTGGATTATAATGAGTCACTGCAGCTCTTCAGTTGGCATGCCTTTGGACAAGCACATCCTATTGAAGGTTTCATGGAGTACTCAAAAAGTGTACTCCAACAGTGCAAAGGACTCCCTCTGGCTCTTAAACTGTTGGGTTCTTCTCTCCGTGATAGAAGTGCAGAGGAATGGGAGACTTCATTGGAAGAAATGGAATCATTCACTGGAAATCAGATCCTACAAACACTGGCAATTAGCTTTATGTCCTTACAAGATGATCACGACAGGAAATTATTCCTCCAcattgcttcattttttgttgggaAGGACAAGGAATATGTGGTCAAAATACTGGATGAATGTAATTTCTATACGACAGTTGGAATTGAAAACCTTGTGGGTAGAAGCCTCATAACAATTGGAGAAGGGAATAAGTTGATTATGGATCAACTGCTCCGCGACATGGCTAGAAGAATTGTACACCAAGAGTCACCCAATGAGCCTGGGAGACGTAGCATAGTGTGGGATCAtgaggattctttccatgtatTGAGTAACAAAACT GGTACAGAAAGGGTTCAAGGCCTCATCTTTAATATGCGTATATTGAGGAAAGCTAAATCTTCCATGTCAGCTACCAATGTTAGTCATACAAAACGAGAACACCCGATACATGATAGTCCAGACTGGTCATGGAAACGGCGTCGTCTTAGCTTGTTCTCCTGGCAACGTCTATCCACTGCATTTCCAAAAGTTTTTCCCTCGGCAAAGGACGTAAACTTCAGAACTGATACTTTTTCAATGATGCCCAAACTAAGACTGCTCCAGCTTAATTATGTGCAGCTTGGTGGAAGCTATAAAAGGTTCCCAAGGAAGTTAAGATTGTTGTGCTGGTATGGGTTCCCTTTAAAATCTATTCCTGATGATTTCCCGTTGGAGAACCTGGTATCTCTTGATTTTCGCCATAGCAATTTGGAACAACTTTGGAAGGGAACAAAA TTCCTCAGAGTGTTGAAATTTCTGAATCTCAGTTACTGCCATAGCCTTGTCAGTACTCCTGACTTCTCAGGACTTCCTTGCCTTGAGAGACTATGGCTCAAGGATTGCACAAGTTTGATTAAGGTTCATGAATCAGTTGGGGACCTTGAGAAACTAGTTCTTTTGCATCTAAAAGGCTGTAATAATCTTAGGAAGCTTCCTAGAAAAATTGGGCAGCTAAAATCGCTTGAGAAACTGATTCTCTCGGGTTGCTCAAAGCTTGAAATGAATCCCATGGAGCTTGAGAAATTAAAGCCTCTGACAGTACTACATGCTTATAGAACAGCTATAACTCAATTATGCTTTACCAGTAGAAAGAGTGATCCATGGCCCAAAATTCTCTGGTCTTGGGTATCAAAACCAAGCAAAGAAATGGGCCACACATTGGCCTTTTTGCCATGCACTTTACAAAAATTATGTCTGAGGAACTGTCATCTATCAGATGATACTATTCCAAGGGACCTTAGTGGCTTATCTTTGTTGTTGGAATTGGATCTAAGCCAGAATCCAATTTCTAGCTTACCAGAAAGCATCAAAGGCCTAACTATGCTCAAGTCCCTTAGGTTAGATGCATGCACAGGGCTCCAGTCACTTCCAGAGCTTCCATCAAGTTTGAAGGAACTCATAGCAAGAGATTGCAAGTCACTTGAAAGAATGAAAATGCCTCcaagccttttcaaatcaaTAGAGGTCATGCAACTAACTGGTTGCGACAAACTGGGTAAGGTTGAGGGATTGTTCCAGTTAGAAGCCATAAAAAGCTTCCATCCAGATATCATCAACACTTTGGGCTTTCTTGATTTGGAATCCAAGGGGAAAATGGAGGTGGAATTGTGCAATAACTTGACACTTACTAGAAAGAGGGGTCACCTCCAG GGGTTCTATGAATTTGGTATATTCAGCATTTTCCTTCCTGGCAGCAAGATTCCCGCATCGTTCAGCAATAAGAGTTTGGGTTCCTCAATATCTTTCGTTGTGCCGTTTTTTCCCAATGTCAACATACGAGGCTTGAATGTATGTGTCGTTTATGTGTGTTCCAACTCTCACAAAGATGGGAACTTGCATGATTTCCATGTTAAATTTATAAATAAGACCAAGGGTCTTGAATGGACCTATGGCCCAACGATCCATGGAAATGAAGAAATGATATGGTTAAGCCATTGGAATGTGAGGAATCTGCAAGCTGGTGATGAATTAAATGTTTCCATGGTTTTGGGGGTTGGTTTCGAGGTAAAAGAATGTGGGGCCGACTTCGTGTATGAGCAAGAAGAGAAGTGCCCCTGGTCAAATAGTGGTGGATGCACCCAGTCTATTAGTGGACAAGGAGTAATCCAACACCATGACTTGACTTCTCATCAGCGTGTCATTGGTGGAGATTTGTCAGCATACGAGAGGAGTCAAGGCGTGTATCTCCTCTGCCATTATGGTCAAtcttctaagttctaa
- the LOC131306341 gene encoding disease resistance protein RPV1-like isoform X2 has product MSQCTYQVFLSSSDDTSINFSDHLYTALVHSGIHTCRADNGIERGHNMQSECQRATEESRISVIVFSKGYASSGQCLDELLNVLQRRKAVGHRILPVYYNVDPSEVGKQTGSFGEAFANHEEQFIAATDGREKDLMENVERWRAGLREVAKLRGMVLQNQSDGHESKFIQEIIKEISNKLNRRVLGVTQYQIGIDSRVESINHWLQDGATDVGIGVIAGIGGIGKTTIAKTVYNSNFDRFECSSFLLDIRETSKQPNGLVRLQEQLLSDISRCGKLKIGSVDEGMIKIKNAVSYRRVLVVLDDVDQLDQLNAVLGMRDWFCPGSKVIITTRYEKLLKPYKVDETFKVKELDYNESLQLFSWHAFGQAHPIEGFMEYSKSVLQQCKGLPLALKLLGSSLRDRSAEEWETSLEEMESFTGNQILQTLAISFMSLQDDHDRKLFLHIASFFVGKDKEYVVKILDECNFYTTVGIENLVGRSLITIGEGNKLIMDQLLRDMARRIVHQESPNEPGRRSIVWDHEDSFHVLSNKTGTERVQGLIFNMRILRKAKSSMSATNVSHTKREHPIHDSPDWSWKRRRLSLFSWQRLSTAFPKVFPSAKDVNFRTDTFSMMPKLRLLQLNYVQLGGSYKRFPRKLRLLCWYGFPLKSIPDDFPLENLVSLDFRHSNLEQLWKGTKFLRVLKFLNLSYCHSLVSTPDFSGLPCLERLWLKDCTSLIKVHESVGDLEKLVLLHLKGCNNLRKLPRKIGQLKSLEKLILSGCSKLEMNPMELEKLKPLTVLHAYRTAITQLCFTSRKSDPWPKILWSWVSKPSKEMGHTLAFLPCTLQKLCLRNCHLSDDTIPRDLSGLSLLLELDLSQNPISSLPESIKGLTMLKSLRLDACTGLQSLPELPSSLKELIARDCKSLERMKMPPSLFKSIEVMQLTGCDKLGKVEGLFQLEAIKSFHPDIINTLGFLDLESKGKMEVELCNNLTLTRKRGHLQGFYEFGIFSIFLPGSKIPASFSNKSLGSSISFVVPFFPNVNIRGLNVCVVYVCSNSHKDGNLHDFHVKFINKTKGLEWTYGPTIHGNEEMIWLSHWNVRNLQAGDELNVSMVLGVGFEVKECGADFVYEQEEKCPWSNSGGCTQSISGQGVIQHHDLTSHQRVIGGDLSAYERSQGVYLLCHYGQSSKF; this is encoded by the exons ATGTCTCAGTGTACTTACCAGGTGTTCTTAAGCTCCAGCGATGACACTAGTATCAACTTTTCAGATCACCTTTATACAGCGCTGGTTCACTCTGGAATTCACACTTGTCGAGCAGATAATGGAATTGAGAGAGGGCACAATATGCAGTCAGAATGTCAACGAGCCACCGAGGAATCCAGGATTTCAGTAATTGTCTTCTCGAAAGGCTATGCTTCTTCGGGACAGTGCCTTGATGAACTTCTAAATGTTCTCCAACGCCGGAAGGCAGTTGGACATAGAATATTGCCGGTGTACTACAATGTGGACCCATCTGAAGTTGGGAAGCAGACTGGGAGTTTCGGAGAAGCGTTTGCTAATCATGAAGAACAATTCATTGCAGCCACAGATGGAAGGGAAAAGGATTTGATGGAAAACGTCGAGAGGTGGAGGGCAGGTCTCAGGGAAGTTGCAAAATTAAGAGGGATGGTCTTGCAAAATCAATCTGATGG GCATGAATCGAAGTTCATCCAGGAAATTATCAAAGAGATCTCGAACAAACTGAATCGTAGGGTCTTGGGTGTTACCCAATACCAGATTGGAATTGATTCTCGAGTTGAGAGCATAAATCATTGGTTACAAGATGGGGCAACTGATGTTGGCATTGGGGTGATAGCCGGGATTGGTGGAATAGGGAAGACAACCATTGCCAAAACTGTCTATAACTCAAATTTTGACAGGTTTGAATGCAGTAGCTTTCTTTTAGATATTAGAGAGACTTCTAAACAGCCCAATGGTTTGGTACGTTTACAAGAACAACTACTTTCAGATATTTCGAGGTGTGGAAAACTAAAAATTGGCAGTGTTGATGAAGGAATGATTAAGATTAAAAATGCAGTAAGTTACAGAAGGGTTCTCGTTGTTCTTGACGATGTGGATCAACTGGATCAATTGAATGCAGTCCTTGGAATGCGAGACTGGTTTTGCCCAGGAAGTAAGGTTATTATAACAACTCGTTATGAGAAACTGCTGAAACCATATAAAGTTGACGAGACCTTTAAGGTTAAGGAATTGGATTATAATGAGTCACTGCAGCTCTTCAGTTGGCATGCCTTTGGACAAGCACATCCTATTGAAGGTTTCATGGAGTACTCAAAAAGTGTACTCCAACAGTGCAAAGGACTCCCTCTGGCTCTTAAACTGTTGGGTTCTTCTCTCCGTGATAGAAGTGCAGAGGAATGGGAGACTTCATTGGAAGAAATGGAATCATTCACTGGAAATCAGATCCTACAAACACTGGCAATTAGCTTTATGTCCTTACAAGATGATCACGACAGGAAATTATTCCTCCAcattgcttcattttttgttgggaAGGACAAGGAATATGTGGTCAAAATACTGGATGAATGTAATTTCTATACGACAGTTGGAATTGAAAACCTTGTGGGTAGAAGCCTCATAACAATTGGAGAAGGGAATAAGTTGATTATGGATCAACTGCTCCGCGACATGGCTAGAAGAATTGTACACCAAGAGTCACCCAATGAGCCTGGGAGACGTAGCATAGTGTGGGATCAtgaggattctttccatgtatTGAGTAACAAAACT GGTACAGAAAGGGTTCAAGGCCTCATCTTTAATATGCGTATATTGAGGAAAGCTAAATCTTCCATGTCAGCTACCAATGTTAGTCATACAAAACGAGAACACCCGATACATGATAGTCCAGACTGGTCATGGAAACGGCGTCGTCTTAGCTTGTTCTCCTGGCAACGTCTATCCACTGCATTTCCAAAAGTTTTTCCCTCGGCAAAGGACGTAAACTTCAGAACTGATACTTTTTCAATGATGCCCAAACTAAGACTGCTCCAGCTTAATTATGTGCAGCTTGGTGGAAGCTATAAAAGGTTCCCAAGGAAGTTAAGATTGTTGTGCTGGTATGGGTTCCCTTTAAAATCTATTCCTGATGATTTCCCGTTGGAGAACCTGGTATCTCTTGATTTTCGCCATAGCAATTTGGAACAACTTTGGAAGGGAACAAAA TTCCTCAGAGTGTTGAAATTTCTGAATCTCAGTTACTGCCATAGCCTTGTCAGTACTCCTGACTTCTCAGGACTTCCTTGCCTTGAGAGACTATGGCTCAAGGATTGCACAAGTTTGATTAAGGTTCATGAATCAGTTGGGGACCTTGAGAAACTAGTTCTTTTGCATCTAAAAGGCTGTAATAATCTTAGGAAGCTTCCTAGAAAAATTGGGCAGCTAAAATCGCTTGAGAAACTGATTCTCTCGGGTTGCTCAAAGCTTGAAATGAATCCCATGGAGCTTGAGAAATTAAAGCCTCTGACAGTACTACATGCTTATAGAACAGCTATAACTCAATTATGCTTTACCAGTAGAAAGAGTGATCCATGGCCCAAAATTCTCTGGTCTTGGGTATCAAAACCAAGCAAAGAAATGGGCCACACATTGGCCTTTTTGCCATGCACTTTACAAAAATTATGTCTGAGGAACTGTCATCTATCAGATGATACTATTCCAAGGGACCTTAGTGGCTTATCTTTGTTGTTGGAATTGGATCTAAGCCAGAATCCAATTTCTAGCTTACCAGAAAGCATCAAAGGCCTAACTATGCTCAAGTCCCTTAGGTTAGATGCATGCACAGGGCTCCAGTCACTTCCAGAGCTTCCATCAAGTTTGAAGGAACTCATAGCAAGAGATTGCAAGTCACTTGAAAGAATGAAAATGCCTCcaagccttttcaaatcaaTAGAGGTCATGCAACTAACTGGTTGCGACAAACTGGGTAAGGTTGAGGGATTGTTCCAGTTAGAAGCCATAAAAAGCTTCCATCCAGATATCATCAACACTTTGGGCTTTCTTGATTTGGAATCCAAGGGGAAAATGGAGGTGGAATTGTGCAATAACTTGACACTTACTAGAAAGAGGGGTCACCTCCAG GGGTTCTATGAATTTGGTATATTCAGCATTTTCCTTCCTGGCAGCAAGATTCCCGCATCGTTCAGCAATAAGAGTTTGGGTTCCTCAATATCTTTCGTTGTGCCGTTTTTTCCCAATGTCAACATACGAGGCTTGAATGTATGTGTCGTTTATGTGTGTTCCAACTCTCACAAAGATGGGAACTTGCATGATTTCCATGTTAAATTTATAAATAAGACCAAGGGTCTTGAATGGACCTATGGCCCAACGATCCATGGAAATGAAGAAATGATATGGTTAAGCCATTGGAATGTGAGGAATCTGCAAGCTGGTGATGAATTAAATGTTTCCATGGTTTTGGGGGTTGGTTTCGAGGTAAAAGAATGTGGGGCCGACTTCGTGTATGAGCAAGAAGAGAAGTGCCCCTGGTCAAATAGTGGTGGATGCACCCAGTCTATTAGTGGACAAGGAGTAATCCAACACCATGACTTGACTTCTCATCAGCGTGTCATTGGTGGAGATTTGTCAGCATACGAGAGGAGTCAAGGCGTGTATCTCCTCTGCCATTATGGTCAAtcttctaagttctaa
- the LOC131306341 gene encoding disease resistance protein RPV1-like isoform X3 translates to MQSECQRATEESRISVIVFSKGYASSGQCLDELLNVLQRRKAVGHRILPVYYNVDPSEVGKQTGSFGEAFANHEEQFIAATDGREKDLMENVERWRAGLREVAKLRGMVLQNQSDGHESKFIQEIIKEISNKLNRRVLGVTQYQIGIDSRVESINHWLQDGATDVGIGVIAGIGGIGKTTIAKTVYNSNFDRFECSSFLLDIRETSKQPNGLVRLQEQLLSDISRCGKLKIGSVDEGMIKIKNAVSYRRVLVVLDDVDQLDQLNAVLGMRDWFCPGSKVIITTRYEKLLKPYKVDETFKVKELDYNESLQLFSWHAFGQAHPIEGFMEYSKSVLQQCKGLPLALKLLGSSLRDRSAEEWETSLEEMESFTGNQILQTLAISFMSLQDDHDRKLFLHIASFFVGKDKEYVVKILDECNFYTTVGIENLVGRSLITIGEGNKLIMDQLLRDMARRIVHQESPNEPGRRSIVWDHEDSFHVLSNKTGTERVQGLIFNMRILRKAKSSMSATNVSHTKREHPIHDSPDWSWKRRRLSLFSWQRLSTAFPKVFPSAKDVNFRTDTFSMMPKLRLLQLNYVQLGGSYKRFPRKLRLLCWYGFPLKSIPDDFPLENLVSLDFRHSNLEQLWKGTKFLRVLKFLNLSYCHSLVSTPDFSGLPCLERLWLKDCTSLIKVHESVGDLEKLVLLHLKGCNNLRKLPRKIGQLKSLEKLILSGCSKLEMNPMELEKLKPLTVLHAYRTAITQLCFTSRKSDPWPKILWSWVSKPSKEMGHTLAFLPCTLQKLCLRNCHLSDDTIPRDLSGLSLLLELDLSQNPISSLPESIKGLTMLKSLRLDACTGLQSLPELPSSLKELIARDCKSLERMKMPPSLFKSIEVMQLTGCDKLGKVEGLFQLEAIKSFHPDIINTLGFLDLESKGKMEVELCNNLTLTRKRGHLQGFYEFGIFSIFLPGSKIPASFSNKSLGSSISFVVPFFPNVNIRGLNVCVVYVCSNSHKDGNLHDFHVKFINKTKGLEWTYGPTIHGNEEMIWLSHWNVRNLQAGDELNVSMVLGVGFEVKECGADFVYEQEEKCPWSNSGGCTQSISGQGVIQHHDLTSHQRVIGGDLSAYERSQGVYLLCHYGQSSKF, encoded by the exons ATGCAGTCAGAATGTCAACGAGCCACCGAGGAATCCAGGATTTCAGTAATTGTCTTCTCGAAAGGCTATGCTTCTTCGGGACAGTGCCTTGATGAACTTCTAAATGTTCTCCAACGCCGGAAGGCAGTTGGACATAGAATATTGCCGGTGTACTACAATGTGGACCCATCTGAAGTTGGGAAGCAGACTGGGAGTTTCGGAGAAGCGTTTGCTAATCATGAAGAACAATTCATTGCAGCCACAGATGGAAGGGAAAAGGATTTGATGGAAAACGTCGAGAGGTGGAGGGCAGGTCTCAGGGAAGTTGCAAAATTAAGAGGGATGGTCTTGCAAAATCAATCTGATGG GCATGAATCGAAGTTCATCCAGGAAATTATCAAAGAGATCTCGAACAAACTGAATCGTAGGGTCTTGGGTGTTACCCAATACCAGATTGGAATTGATTCTCGAGTTGAGAGCATAAATCATTGGTTACAAGATGGGGCAACTGATGTTGGCATTGGGGTGATAGCCGGGATTGGTGGAATAGGGAAGACAACCATTGCCAAAACTGTCTATAACTCAAATTTTGACAGGTTTGAATGCAGTAGCTTTCTTTTAGATATTAGAGAGACTTCTAAACAGCCCAATGGTTTGGTACGTTTACAAGAACAACTACTTTCAGATATTTCGAGGTGTGGAAAACTAAAAATTGGCAGTGTTGATGAAGGAATGATTAAGATTAAAAATGCAGTAAGTTACAGAAGGGTTCTCGTTGTTCTTGACGATGTGGATCAACTGGATCAATTGAATGCAGTCCTTGGAATGCGAGACTGGTTTTGCCCAGGAAGTAAGGTTATTATAACAACTCGTTATGAGAAACTGCTGAAACCATATAAAGTTGACGAGACCTTTAAGGTTAAGGAATTGGATTATAATGAGTCACTGCAGCTCTTCAGTTGGCATGCCTTTGGACAAGCACATCCTATTGAAGGTTTCATGGAGTACTCAAAAAGTGTACTCCAACAGTGCAAAGGACTCCCTCTGGCTCTTAAACTGTTGGGTTCTTCTCTCCGTGATAGAAGTGCAGAGGAATGGGAGACTTCATTGGAAGAAATGGAATCATTCACTGGAAATCAGATCCTACAAACACTGGCAATTAGCTTTATGTCCTTACAAGATGATCACGACAGGAAATTATTCCTCCAcattgcttcattttttgttgggaAGGACAAGGAATATGTGGTCAAAATACTGGATGAATGTAATTTCTATACGACAGTTGGAATTGAAAACCTTGTGGGTAGAAGCCTCATAACAATTGGAGAAGGGAATAAGTTGATTATGGATCAACTGCTCCGCGACATGGCTAGAAGAATTGTACACCAAGAGTCACCCAATGAGCCTGGGAGACGTAGCATAGTGTGGGATCAtgaggattctttccatgtatTGAGTAACAAAACT GGTACAGAAAGGGTTCAAGGCCTCATCTTTAATATGCGTATATTGAGGAAAGCTAAATCTTCCATGTCAGCTACCAATGTTAGTCATACAAAACGAGAACACCCGATACATGATAGTCCAGACTGGTCATGGAAACGGCGTCGTCTTAGCTTGTTCTCCTGGCAACGTCTATCCACTGCATTTCCAAAAGTTTTTCCCTCGGCAAAGGACGTAAACTTCAGAACTGATACTTTTTCAATGATGCCCAAACTAAGACTGCTCCAGCTTAATTATGTGCAGCTTGGTGGAAGCTATAAAAGGTTCCCAAGGAAGTTAAGATTGTTGTGCTGGTATGGGTTCCCTTTAAAATCTATTCCTGATGATTTCCCGTTGGAGAACCTGGTATCTCTTGATTTTCGCCATAGCAATTTGGAACAACTTTGGAAGGGAACAAAA TTCCTCAGAGTGTTGAAATTTCTGAATCTCAGTTACTGCCATAGCCTTGTCAGTACTCCTGACTTCTCAGGACTTCCTTGCCTTGAGAGACTATGGCTCAAGGATTGCACAAGTTTGATTAAGGTTCATGAATCAGTTGGGGACCTTGAGAAACTAGTTCTTTTGCATCTAAAAGGCTGTAATAATCTTAGGAAGCTTCCTAGAAAAATTGGGCAGCTAAAATCGCTTGAGAAACTGATTCTCTCGGGTTGCTCAAAGCTTGAAATGAATCCCATGGAGCTTGAGAAATTAAAGCCTCTGACAGTACTACATGCTTATAGAACAGCTATAACTCAATTATGCTTTACCAGTAGAAAGAGTGATCCATGGCCCAAAATTCTCTGGTCTTGGGTATCAAAACCAAGCAAAGAAATGGGCCACACATTGGCCTTTTTGCCATGCACTTTACAAAAATTATGTCTGAGGAACTGTCATCTATCAGATGATACTATTCCAAGGGACCTTAGTGGCTTATCTTTGTTGTTGGAATTGGATCTAAGCCAGAATCCAATTTCTAGCTTACCAGAAAGCATCAAAGGCCTAACTATGCTCAAGTCCCTTAGGTTAGATGCATGCACAGGGCTCCAGTCACTTCCAGAGCTTCCATCAAGTTTGAAGGAACTCATAGCAAGAGATTGCAAGTCACTTGAAAGAATGAAAATGCCTCcaagccttttcaaatcaaTAGAGGTCATGCAACTAACTGGTTGCGACAAACTGGGTAAGGTTGAGGGATTGTTCCAGTTAGAAGCCATAAAAAGCTTCCATCCAGATATCATCAACACTTTGGGCTTTCTTGATTTGGAATCCAAGGGGAAAATGGAGGTGGAATTGTGCAATAACTTGACACTTACTAGAAAGAGGGGTCACCTCCAG GGGTTCTATGAATTTGGTATATTCAGCATTTTCCTTCCTGGCAGCAAGATTCCCGCATCGTTCAGCAATAAGAGTTTGGGTTCCTCAATATCTTTCGTTGTGCCGTTTTTTCCCAATGTCAACATACGAGGCTTGAATGTATGTGTCGTTTATGTGTGTTCCAACTCTCACAAAGATGGGAACTTGCATGATTTCCATGTTAAATTTATAAATAAGACCAAGGGTCTTGAATGGACCTATGGCCCAACGATCCATGGAAATGAAGAAATGATATGGTTAAGCCATTGGAATGTGAGGAATCTGCAAGCTGGTGATGAATTAAATGTTTCCATGGTTTTGGGGGTTGGTTTCGAGGTAAAAGAATGTGGGGCCGACTTCGTGTATGAGCAAGAAGAGAAGTGCCCCTGGTCAAATAGTGGTGGATGCACCCAGTCTATTAGTGGACAAGGAGTAATCCAACACCATGACTTGACTTCTCATCAGCGTGTCATTGGTGGAGATTTGTCAGCATACGAGAGGAGTCAAGGCGTGTATCTCCTCTGCCATTATGGTCAAtcttctaagttctaa